AGAACTTTTTAGCAACACACATATACCAACGCGCTTTCAATAAATATGATATAACACTTATCTTATTTTCTTATTTTCTCAGATCATTCAACTTCTTTTGTAACACAAAATGTAATGCCATGCACTTCTCAGACAAGAATCCAAACAAATATTTGTGTAAATACATAACCTAATTTGAAACAAAATATTTCCCTCCAATTTTTCAGTTTATTGTAGCTTTAGACGACTGATTTTTTTTTACAAAGCAGAAGCATGGCTCTGTTAGGGTATCTCCAACCATAATACTAAAATTGGTGTTGAAATTACATACACCAAATTGGTGTTTAGGTGTTAAACTTTATTTTTCATGTCCAACAATCACACCAAATTCTACACCAAAACAATATTTTATTATCAACTTTTTAGTTATAAATATATATATATATATTTATATATTTATTAGATTTGGTAATTTTATCTTTATTTTTATTTATATAAGCTATTTTTCTTTTAGTTAATGTGTATACTTTATTATTTATTTTATTTAAAATGTTTGTCAAAATTAAAACTTTATACATTTAAAATGAAGATCATTTTTATTCTGTTACAATTTAATATAATTGATGATACTAATTTAATTATATTATTAATTAAAATATAAAATAAAATAATAGTTTAATGTTTTAGTAATGTGAAAATACAAATTAAAAATACAAGAAATTATGATATACTCATTTTAACTGTAAGTTATAAGTAACTAAGTAAAAAAACTAATCTATCTATTATTAAATAAATAATAATAAAATATATTATTGTAATATTTGGTGTAATGAATATTGTTAATTTGGTGTAATGCTTTTTACATTGCACTAAATTTGGTGGGATAGTATCACTTTTGGTGTTTCATTGGAAGTGGCATCATATTTACCAGAAAAAATACCAGTATTTTTTAACAACAAACAGCCATTCTATAATATATCAATTTTTTGTGGTAAATATGTATTCCTTTATTAAAAACCTTTCGCGATCACCACATTCGGTTTTATTTGTTTTATTTCCTGAAGCTGATAAACTATAACTATAGATCCACGGACTTAAACTTAAAAATTATTTCAAAATTTAGTAAATGATAAAAATGCTTATCAGCAATATATGTGTAAACGTGTTTGATATATATATGTATATATACATATGTTATGAAATATATGGAAACGCATAAAGGTTTGAACACAAATGATCTCTGCAAAGAGCCTAGCATCTACAAATGATCCCTGCAAAGAGCCTAATCGGCCTAAGGAAGGCCCTTTAGAGAAAATCAGGGCAAATTGGAGATTCCCAGCATCTACACTGTTTTCCAAAAGACTGGTTCTAGTATTTATATAGAGTGTATATTTTAAAAAAACTGAAAGCATAGAGAGATGAGAGTAAAATTATACGTACAGAAGGATACGGCCACTTGTAATGCAATTCCCACCACGTGAGAAGCTTCTGCCTTGCTTCTTTGGGAAGTTTACCTTTCTTTTTTTTCTTGGACAGTTCTTGCTTTAGACTGCTCAAGTATCCACTGTACTTCTTCAGCAAGTGATTCTTGAGTTCCCGATCTTCCGCCCTCGGGTCTATTTCCGGTAATTCTGCTTCCCCTCCACTGTTGTTATTATCTTGCTCTTCGTCTGATGATTCTATTCCTTCACTTTTCCCATCTGTTTCAAATTTTAGCTTTTCATCAGTCTTATATTTTGATTCATAATTCACGAGCAATTTAATCGTACTGACTTTTTTATGAAAATTCGAAACATTTTGCATACTGGAATTGAGAATACCTATTTGTATTTTTTTTCATAGTGAACAACAAAAAGTGTTTGTGACAGTAGTACTTTGGGCCGGGTTAAAAGTAAGAAACCAAAAAAAGCCCCACCCTCTTTGGATGGATTCCGCAATAGGGAAAACAAGAACAAATATGCACATCTGTTTGCAGCCTACGAATTTCTATCATATTAACTATTATATTTTTATGATCTTAATTAACACTTGAATGTTTAGATAAAAAATTTCACCAAATATAATCATAATTAATTTTTGGTCGCCTTATCACAATCTAATTGGTACAAAACTTTCCCGGGAACCAAAGAAATATGCGCCAATGTTGCTCATGAAATTCATCATGAGCCCTACCTTGGCATTATATTTTCTTTTCTACAGTCAATGGTTACATGTGGGTATATGCATGTATATGTATTTGTGAGTTTTATGACATTTACCAGGATTGTTGAGGATGTGAATGGGACCCTGACACAACATGCTAATTTGAGATTCAATACGACGTATATACTCCATTGCTTCTTCAATGGGCCGTGTTAGCTCCTCTCGATATTTAACCAGCATATCACAGTATGCTTCCTGTTGATAAAATTTACCATACAAACAAAAATAAAGACTTAACATATACACTTGAAGAAACGACCCACTATAATTCAGTTTGATAATTAATTTACCATGAATTGATCCAATTCCGGGTCTCTAGACAGCGCAGTTACGGACGCTGTTGGCCGCTGCTGCCTCGCCTCGAACTCTTGTCTTGCCGCCGTAATTTTATCGACCACCTCAGGTGGTGCTCCAATCTGTATATGCAACCCGTTAACATATTTACGCATATCATCTCGTTAATTTAAACAAACAAGAGTGGTATTTTATATATTACTACAACAAAAATAAAACGAAATCCAGTGCTAAATCTATATAACCTTCTGGCAGTCCAAGTAGGCGTGTAGGAGGGTGGAGTAGTGGGGATGAGCGATGATCTTAGCTTTCATGGATTCCGTATCATTGTTGTTGTTGTTAGTTTCTTGAGTATTGTGGATGGCTTTCATCAACATAGAGTAGTGATTGATTCTTGAGGAGCTTGCTTCTGATTTAACAGATGCGTTGGTAGGCTGATCATGATCGGATCGGAAGCAATTCTCAGTCGTTTGAGGAAGAAGAGAGCTCATATGTGGGAACAACATGTGTTGTTGATGATTATTGTTATTAGTATTATTGTAACCAGAACCATAATTGGTATTATTGTTGTTGGTGGTGGTGTTATCATTTTTGTTGGAAGAAGAGATTGGAGAGTACAAGAAACTTACTCTATGAGGAGTGGATCTGCTTTCATGTTGATATTCTTCCATACCCAGATGAATAAAAGTTGAGAGAGAAAGAGAGAGAGAGAGAGAATATAAAAAACTAATGTGATAAAAATAAAACCCTAGAAAATAAAGGGATGGGTGCAAAATGAAGGGGATGTATGTATTCTTTCTTTTGTTCTTATTTCAATCAAAGGTCGATGTTAGACTTTAACCAAATCAAATCCACATGACTAGACGACTCATATCTACGAATCAGAAAGGTGCTTCATAAAAAAAATTGTGAGGTGAAGTTGCACCCAACAAAACAAATAAATTGAAAACGAGATATTTTGAGGAAGAAAAAACGAACTAAGTAAATAGAATTCGTCAAAAAGTGACATGGAAGAGAAGAAATTATAAAAAGATGAGAGAGAAAGAGGAGAGATGTGTTAACAATAATTAAGAAGTTGGGTGGGTTGAGTGGATTGACAAGACGTCGTTTGCTTTGGTGGCAATAATAAATATTTGAAAATTAAAAATAAAGGTAAGAGAGAATGGACAAGAGATAAGGCAAAGGCTTCCCTTCTTTCCTCCTTTCTCTTCTGTTTCCCTCTCGTAGGCTTATTCTGTATTAGAAAATTGAAAGTTTTTTTTCTTCTTTTGGGTCAAAAACTAAGTTTGTTACTCTATGATATATAATGTGGTTAAACTCTAGGATTAAGATGTACCGTCAATGTTTTGATTATTAAGATGTACCGTCAATGTTTTAATGAACCAGGTCTCCGCGGCTATATCAGTACCGATACATTTTTGAGAAAAGAAAAAGAGGAAAATATTTGTTAACCCTACCCCTACAAGAAGATCTATTTATGTAACAGATTGGTTGATGTGCAGATATTTGTAAGCATTTTTTAAATTAAATTTAGATGTTTTGAGAATATGATCAAATGATTAATTTCTGATTTGAATTCGTATTACATCGGTGGAGAGAGATTATATTGTACTCGTTTTCGGATAGAAGATTGCACAAGAAACAGAGAAGATAAAGAAAGAAATTATAAATATGCTTCACTGGGTGTTACACGAAGTTCTATCAGTTTCAACTATTGGCTCTATGATAAGACCATGCTACAAACACTTCTTTCAACACTTGTTCTGTTCCACGGTCAACAATCAATTTTATATTTATTCATCTCAAGATATATATTACTCTATTTCATGATTCATGATTCATGAAATCTATAGAGTGCGAAATATTTTATACAAAAAGAAAGAAGCGAAAGTCCTAGGGATCTAAATTAAAAACATCCGCTCATCGAAATTTTTATAATTATTCCTTCACCGGATTTGTTCAAATGCCCTAAGGCCATTTCTATCAGAGGAGGTGCCAACCATCTCTTATTTCTACAAACACGACTTAGAAGAGTTTAACATAGACATAGGTTGATGGACTGGTCTTTGACTATCAGTCATATCGAATAGCAATTTCGATGAATTAGTATCTGAAAATCTAATGTTAACTAAACTCATTTATCCTTTTTATTTAACATTAGGTAATTTGGGTATCCCCTATATATTAATTGAGAAGCATTTGAAAAATTAGAACCTTAATTTTGTATTAATTAAAAAAAAACCTGAAATCCTAGGTGGCACTCTAAATGCCTTCTAAATTTCATTTCAAAGAATTCTAGAGCATCTAATATAAAGTATAGTTTAATCTAATGGTGTCACACTATTCCATAATTATATAACACTAAAGAACATTATATTAACCTAAAATATATGAAGTGTGTATTCTTTCCTTAAATAAAAGCTACGGAATTACCTAATATGATTTACATATATACGGGAATTAATGATTATGAATAATAAAGATTTGATAACAATTTTTGCATCTTTCTTCATTTTTGTTTAAATTTATATTATTAAAAAAACTTAAACAATCACATTAACCATATAATAAAAAAATTAGATTTTTTCTTATATGTTATATTTTGAATTTTTTAAAATGACTTTAAATTACAAAAATGAAGAAACCTTTATATGTTATATATTTTTTAAACGACTTTAAAATACAAAAATGAGGACACCATATATGTTATATTTTTCTTATATGTTAGAATTTTCTTATATGTTATATTTTGAATTTTTTTAAAANNNNNNNNNNNNNNNNNNNNNNNNNNNNNNNNNNNNNNNNNNNNNNNNNNNNNNNNNNNNNNNNNNNNNNNNNNNNNNNNNNNNNNNNNNNNNNNNNNNNNNNNNNNNNNNNNNNNNNNNNNNNNNNNNNNNNNNNNNNNNNNNNNNNNNNNNNNNNNNNNNNNNNNNNNNNNNNNNNNNNNNNNNNNNNNNNNNNNNNNNNNNNNNNNNNNNNNNNNNNNNNNNNNNNNNNNNNNNNNNNNNNNNNNNNNNNNNNNNNNNNNNNNNNNNNNNNNNNNNNNNNNNNNNNNNNNNNNNNNNNNNNNNNNNNNNNNNNNNNNNNNNNNNNNNNNNNNNNNNNNNNNNNNNNNNNNNNNNNNNNNNNNNNNNNNNNNNNNNNNNNNNNNNNNNNNNNNNNNNNNNNNNNNNNNNNNNNNNNNNNNNNNNNNNNNNNNNNNNNNNNNNNNNNNNNNNNNNNNNNNNNNNNNNNAATACTGTTCACTTTTTTCAAGAATGTGTTCGATGAAAAAAATAAGGTTTTTATGTTATAATTTGTTTAATGTCCAATCCGATCAACCCATGATGTATTAATTATAGTTTTGTTCCATTATTTTTAATAAAAATTGATCCGATCCATCGGAAAAAAATTATATAATAACAACAAAAAATATTTTATATATATAAATAAAATGATTACATATATAAAAAAAACTATCGATAATATATATATAAATAAACTCATCATGCGCAAGGCGCAGGTCTTATCCTAGTTTACAAGTATTTAGAAAGTAAAAATAGTTCTGTTACAGGGGTTTTTGGTTAATTTAGTTATTTAAAATTTTGAATATATTTGGATAGTTAAGTTAGTTTTTATCAGTTTTTTTTTTGAATTCGGATACGTCCATATATTTTTGAAAAATGTTTGGGGTAATTTGTATATCGAGTAAAACTCAATCCCAACTCAACCCAAAAAAAGAAACCAGAAATGTATCTGATGATTTTAAAAAATCCAAATGAACATGTTATTAGAAACCTAAAAATCTTTAGAATTAATCCAAACTTAAATAGATATTCAGACGCCCATTTTAGCATAGATAGTAGCTCCATTCGGCAGGTTTAGTGTTCAAATTGTTTTTTTTTTCTTTTTATAACCTTAATTTAATTTAAGTTTTCACTATTAGATGCTTTTAATTAAATTCGCTATGATACGCTGAAATATTAAATAATAAAAGACCTTTCATGAAACTTAGATCTTTTGAAAAAACTTAGATCTTTGAAGCCAATACCATGTCATTTTAAAATATGTAAAATAACTTAAAAACAAACCATAACCCTCAGTTAATCATGAAAGCGGTGATAATATTCATGACTATACATACTTTTTTTTTATAAAACTATATACTTAATTTGATAGAACCTTCTTTGTATTATTATTATATTATAACTGCATAAACATGGGTTATATTACAAGTTACATATAATCTAGGAATATTTTTCTATTATCGGTTTATTCTAATATTGATTGTATGATTTCCTACAAAAAATATTAAACCTATAACTATTATAAATTTATGATATCTTTTTAGGAGCAAGAATGATAAAATTTATTGTAATACTAAAATTCTTATAAGATTTTCATAAAACTGTGGAAACACAATTATTATTATGGTCTAGTCACTATTTTTTATTTTATTTTATCTCAACTACTATGTGTACGATCAAAGTAAAGATGTTTGCAAGAGCAAGTCAAAGACGGCGACACTTAGCTTAAACAAGATGGGCGACCAGCACCATTCTCTCCTTAACAGAAAATTAACTTCTATTCAGTTGTGCCAACCAATTTAATCTCATTAACATGAACCTCTAGCTAGCAGTCCAGAATTAGAAAACGTATATTTTTAGTATATGTTTTTTTTTTTTTTTTTTTTTTTTTTTTTTTTTTTTTTTTTTTGTAGACTAGGATGGGTTCGGGCCTTCGGCCTTAATCCCACCCCAGGCCCGGGGCCGGCCGGCGCTGATACCGATAACATGGCGTAAAGCACCCCTCCCCAGGGGAATCGAACTAGGGGTGCAATGGAACCTACTCCAAGCACTAAACCACTAGCCCAACGCACCTTGGGTTTTAGTATATGTTGGCCGTCCGCAAAAGCCCCTTTGGTCTTTGCCAAGACTGCTGAAACTAAGGAACTGAATCTGGTCTGGTTTAAAGAATTATGGTAGAGAAACAAGGTTCTAACAATCTAGTATTTGCCTTCATTCTATGATTTAGATAATCTTATGGGTAACTCATTCTTAATGTTGAAAGGCTTGTAGGATTAATCGATGCAAGCCGCTCATTCCCGAAAATAAGTATGTCTACCTGTCAATCGTAATGGGGACATGAAGCAAAAGTTGTTCACAGTAGTCACTAGTCAGTTCAAACACAAAAGAATAAGAAGAATATATTTAAGAATTTTAAATATGTCTTTTCTATTATTTGGTCAAATGTTATGGAAGTAACAGAAAATGGAAAGCAAATTGAACCTAGAAATGAAGGACACATTATCAATCGGTCATATTGCAAGAAGTAAGAACTGCCAGTAATAAATGGCCAAAAAGAATCTAAAAGGTGGCAAGTAAAGTAAGTAATTGTTAATGACTGGAAACAAAGTAAAGGAAAAGGAGGCAGTGTGAGTGTGTTGAAAGGTTTTTTCAACGATTAACAGTGACAACAATTTGGCAGTGAATTGAAATGAAAAAAAATGACTGATTCTACCTATTACTGTTTCTTCTGGTGCAGCCCACGTGCGTTCATATGTTCTGTATATAATCATCATCTGTCTGCTTGTAGGTTTTATGGTCCAGATTCTTATGTAAATTGTCACCATAAAAAAATACTTTTTCTCCCGTCTTGTTCTTTTGTTCGATTAGGAAGATACATTATTGTTAATATCACGGATGCTTTTTTTTTTTTTTTTGAAACTTAATATCATGGATACTTGTTCTGTTGGTGTTGTAATGATTCCACCTTATGTTTTTTTTAATTCCACCTTACGTTGTAATAATTCCACCTTATGATCTAAATACATTTATAAAAATATAAAAATGACTGGTAATTACAAAAATAATATATCACTTTATAACCAAACATTTATAAGAATAAGTGTACTGAAAAATGTAAAATTTCGATAAAATTTTGACAACCGAAAAAATGCGTCGGATATGGAACCCGTAATTCCGATGATGTTTTAATATGTTTTCAAATGTTTTCAATTGCATAACATATCATTTTTGTAATTTTCAATACATTACTTTTAGGTATATATATAGTTATGTGGTAATATTTCATTTGCTTAGAAAACTATCAGTTTTCCTAAAGTGTATTTATATGCAGGAAAGAATGTGATGACAATCTTGAAAAGTGTTACTTGAAAAAATTCTTCACTCATTTTATTCAAACATAAATCTTTTTATATATGCATTTTGATCAAAGCAAAGGCTTTCAAATTCGTTGAGTGGTATGTTGAACGAAGTACAAAATTTTAATGTTTTTTACCAAATTGTGAGCAACATGAACAATGAAAAGTTCTATATTTTCGAATAAAAATATTACAATACCAAAAATATAATTTTGGCTTGTTTAAATGCATTATGGTTTTGTTAATTGCGCAAAAAAATGTTTTCATAGATTTTCTGAAAAAGGTTTCCAAAAAATTGAAAAAAAAAATTCTGTTATATTTTTAAAAATCTTATATCAGATATTTTGTAAAAATATTTTTCCAAAAGGTAAATCCTAATTAATAAAATAGGTAAAAATAAATCAAAACAATAATAAATAAATTTATAGTAATGAAAGTAATGGACTGATAAGAGTTATAGGGTTTTTATGTTTTATTTATAAATAGAATCAAAATATTGTTAAAAAAAAATAGTGTTATTATATATTGCTAAAAATAAATCTAAAATTTATTTGATTTATTAGTTTTAAAATTTATCATTTTCTCTTATTAAAAACTTGTACTGCTTTAAATTAATTGGAACTATTTTTTAAAACAATACTCTAAAATTAAACCAAACATAATTGTGAATAGAACTTTTCTAGATTTGTAGGAAGATGCTATTGATTTATGAGTTCCATTTTCCTATTTTACTTGATAGTTCTTTACCATTTCTCTTTTCAGTTGTCTATTTTCCTTTGATATATTTTATACCTGATTTGTTATTATTATTTTTTGCAACTGTTTTATACATGATTTATAAAAAGACAATACAAACGATAAGGTGTTTTACCATCAAAAGATCACTAATCATAAATAAAGATTTTTAACCAAACCCATTAAGTAACAACATGTTTGAATAAACCCTTTGTCAAAAAAAAAAACATGTTTGAATACCCTTTATAAAATTACATGTTAGCAAATAGAAAAAAAAAGATAGTTTCAAAAAAAAAAAACAGAAAAAAATGATGGGTTTAGCTGTTTCACTGGTTCACAAAAAATAAAATTTAAAGCAAAAACTTTCACTGTTGTCGTTGCTGATTTGCATGTGCGAGAGAGGGAGAGAGAGAGAGCATTGGGCCAGACAGAAAATACAAGTCCCCCGAGAGATGCGCGCTACAAAAGGAGAGATGGGACATTTATAGACGGACCCCATCTTTTGTCAGAACTCTATTCACATCATCATCAATTCAAAATCATTTATTATAATAAAAAGTTATTTGGAAACCATTATTTATAAAAATAGACAAATTAACAAATGGGAATCCAAGACTCTTTTGGTGGGTTCGTTTTTTTCCGCGCTAGTTGAAGGGGTAACTGTGCCTTGGGCTAGACTTCGATGGAAGCTCATGCTCTTGCTTGGCTTATAAATGGAGTTGACAGCGTCTGTGTCTAATATATAATATGTATGTTATGTTATATGTTCATGAGGAATTTAAACATTTCAAGAAATGATGCTCTTGGGTTTTCTCGTTTAATACATTTCCTCTTTTTTTAACTCTTGGCTCTACCCCTCCTCTTTTGGTTTCTTCTTGCAATGCTCAAATGTGATGTTTTGTTCCATTTGCGCTTCATCTCAAATGCTATTTATCATAAAATATCAGCATACTGCAGGCTAAAGCATTATATTTTCA
The DNA window shown above is from Brassica oleracea var. oleracea cultivar TO1000 chromosome C3, BOL, whole genome shotgun sequence and carries:
- the LOC106329208 gene encoding homeobox protein knotted-1-like 1 isoform X2, which produces MEEYQHESRSTPHRPTNASVKSEASSSRINHYSMLMKAIHNTQETNNNNNDTESMKAKIIAHPHYSTLLHAYLDCQKIGAPPEVVDKITAARQEFEARQQRPTASVTALSRDPELDQFMEAYCDMLVKYREELTRPIEEAMEYIRRIESQISMLCQGPIHILNNPDGKSEGIESSDEEQDNNNSGGEAELPEIDPRAEDRELKNHLLKKYSGYLSSLKQELSKKKKKGKLPKEARQKLLTWWELHYKWPYPSESEKVALAESTGLDQKQINNWFINQRKRHWKPSEDMQFMVMDGLQHPHHAALYMDGHYMGDGPYRLGP
- the LOC106329208 gene encoding homeobox protein knotted-1-like 1 isoform X1; protein product: MEEYQHESRSTPHRVSFLYSPISSSNKNDNTTTNNNNTNYGSGYNNTNNNNHQQHMLFPHMSSLLPQTTENCFRSDHDQPTNASVKSEASSSRINHYSMLMKAIHNTQETNNNNNDTESMKAKIIAHPHYSTLLHAYLDCQKIGAPPEVVDKITAARQEFEARQQRPTASVTALSRDPELDQFMEAYCDMLVKYREELTRPIEEAMEYIRRIESQISMLCQGPIHILNNPDGKSEGIESSDEEQDNNNSGGEAELPEIDPRAEDRELKNHLLKKYSGYLSSLKQELSKKKKKGKLPKEARQKLLTWWELHYKWPYPSESEKVALAESTGLDQKQINNWFINQRKRHWKPSEDMQFMVMDGLQHPHHAALYMDGHYMGDGPYRLGP